A single Flavobacterium sp. 1 DNA region contains:
- a CDS encoding TSUP family transporter has translation METYIIVLLCLAAFVAGFIDAIVGGGGLIQTPAGLILLPNLPVSTVIGSLKIPAFSGTSFAAYQYMKKVNINWKILSIMMLLAFPSAFLGSTLLTYVSNDFMKPLLLVVLSLLAIYTYAKKNFGQHQEKIISPRTQILNALIISFVVGFYDGFIGPGTGSFLVVAFIALMGFDFLHASANAKMVNLATNFGSICLFMLKGKIIWAIALPMAASNAIGGWIGAKLAINRGNKFIRIFFLVVVIGTLMRFAYDVFFK, from the coding sequence ATGGAAACCTATATCATAGTATTACTTTGTTTAGCCGCCTTTGTTGCAGGATTTATCGATGCCATAGTTGGTGGCGGCGGACTCATACAAACACCTGCAGGACTCATATTACTGCCAAATCTCCCAGTATCCACGGTGATTGGTTCCTTAAAAATACCTGCCTTTAGCGGTACATCTTTTGCGGCCTATCAATACATGAAAAAAGTTAATATTAATTGGAAGATATTGAGTATCATGATGCTATTGGCCTTTCCTTCCGCATTTTTGGGATCAACATTATTAACCTATGTGAGTAATGATTTCATGAAACCTTTATTACTTGTAGTACTATCATTATTAGCCATTTACACTTATGCCAAGAAAAATTTCGGACAGCATCAAGAAAAAATCATATCACCAAGAACCCAAATTCTTAATGCTTTAATTATCAGTTTTGTAGTAGGTTTTTACGACGGATTCATAGGTCCAGGCACGGGAAGCTTCTTGGTTGTTGCTTTCATCGCCTTAATGGGATTTGACTTTTTGCATGCCTCTGCCAATGCCAAAATGGTTAATCTTGCTACCAATTTTGGTTCCATTTGTCTATTCATGCTCAAAGGTAAAATCATTTGGGCTATCGCCTTACCCATGGCCGCCAGCAACGCAATAGGAGGATGGATAGGCGCCAAACTTGCCATCAATCGAGGAAACAAATTCATCCGAATCTTCTTTTTGGTAGTCGTTATCGGTACATTGATGCGTTTTGCCTACGATGTATTTTTCAAATAA
- a CDS encoding M1 family metallopeptidase, translating into MKYLFLFLSAFTFAQQTQSVDFKTVNSHITIDPSNKNVSGDVTYTFEVLKPIDTVKIDAQNMTFSGVELKGKKIPFTTNGKELLLIYPFQKGKNSIQFSYEAKPKQTLYFVGSEATNNLQIWTQGQGKYTSHWFPSFDDVNEKVIFNIEIAFDSNYKVISNGVLKSKEETKSSTHWKYQMEKPMSSYLLMIAIGKFEKSTLKAKSRIPLELYLDPKDISKRKPTYSYSKEIFDYLEKEIGVKYPWKIYRQIPVSEFLYAGMENTSSTLFANRYVVDSIGFEDRSYTNVNAHELAHQWFGDLVTAQSGKDHWLQEGFATYYALLAERSIYGDDYFYSKLYESSLQLRQASKTDTIPVLNAKASSLSFYQKGAWALHVLREGIGEEAFKKAVKNYLLKYSYQNVTTQNFFDEIKKISNYDLVNFSKTWLESPDFSSNIANELLAKNNAMKVQLEIAKLRNKPLTEKYDFFEKTLQSDVYHSVKETIVGQLFKEKFEDKKQLLYLAMKTKNIQVRQAVASTLQKIPEEFRNEYETLLDDKSYQTQELALYNLWNNFPNKRNDYLTKTKDWIGFNDFNLRILWLSLAVSTPDYAGNKETYIQELIDYSSPKFEATTRQNALEYLLNFNIINEAILKNLVNATTHHMWQFSKFGRENIRLLLKNPEIRSTFQNFLPSLNEKEQFQLDRLLKE; encoded by the coding sequence ATGAAATACCTTTTCCTATTTCTATCCGCATTTACATTCGCACAACAAACCCAATCAGTTGATTTTAAAACTGTTAATAGTCATATTACCATTGATCCAAGTAATAAAAATGTTAGTGGCGATGTTACATATACTTTTGAAGTATTAAAACCCATAGACACTGTCAAGATTGATGCGCAAAATATGACATTTAGCGGTGTGGAATTGAAAGGCAAAAAGATTCCATTTACCACCAATGGAAAGGAATTGCTCTTGATTTATCCGTTCCAAAAAGGAAAAAATTCGATTCAATTTTCATACGAAGCAAAACCCAAACAAACTCTGTATTTTGTAGGCTCAGAAGCCACAAATAATTTACAGATTTGGACACAAGGCCAGGGAAAATACACCAGTCATTGGTTTCCGAGTTTTGACGATGTTAATGAAAAAGTAATTTTCAATATAGAAATTGCTTTTGATTCTAACTATAAAGTCATATCAAACGGAGTATTAAAAAGCAAAGAAGAAACTAAGAGCAGTACGCATTGGAAATATCAAATGGAAAAACCAATGAGTTCTTATTTATTGATGATAGCTATTGGTAAATTTGAAAAAAGTACCCTAAAAGCAAAATCAAGAATTCCATTAGAATTGTATTTAGATCCAAAAGATATCAGCAAACGAAAACCAACCTACAGTTATTCCAAAGAAATATTTGATTATTTGGAAAAAGAAATAGGAGTGAAGTATCCTTGGAAAATCTATCGTCAAATTCCAGTTTCTGAATTTTTATATGCTGGTATGGAAAATACGAGTTCAACATTATTTGCCAACCGTTATGTTGTTGATAGCATTGGTTTTGAAGATAGAAGTTATACCAATGTCAATGCTCATGAACTGGCACACCAATGGTTTGGCGATTTAGTCACAGCTCAAAGCGGAAAAGATCATTGGCTCCAAGAAGGATTTGCAACCTATTATGCTTTGTTGGCAGAAAGGTCAATTTATGGTGATGATTATTTTTATTCCAAATTATACGAATCGTCATTACAGCTCAGGCAAGCTTCAAAAACTGATACTATTCCAGTGCTTAATGCAAAAGCAAGTTCGTTGTCATTTTACCAAAAAGGAGCTTGGGCATTACATGTTTTACGAGAAGGAATAGGAGAGGAAGCCTTTAAAAAAGCCGTTAAGAATTACCTCTTGAAATATTCTTATCAAAACGTCACTACTCAAAATTTCTTTGATGAAATCAAAAAAATATCCAATTATGATTTGGTAAATTTCAGTAAAACATGGCTTGAATCACCTGACTTTAGCAGTAACATTGCAAATGAGTTGCTGGCTAAAAATAACGCTATGAAAGTGCAGCTAGAAATAGCTAAACTTAGAAATAAACCGTTAACCGAAAAGTATGATTTTTTCGAAAAAACATTACAGTCTGATGTGTACCACAGCGTGAAAGAAACTATAGTTGGCCAACTTTTTAAAGAGAAATTTGAAGATAAAAAGCAATTACTCTACTTGGCGATGAAAACAAAAAATATTCAGGTTCGCCAAGCAGTAGCAAGCACACTTCAAAAAATACCCGAAGAATTCAGGAACGAATATGAAACCTTGCTTGATGACAAATCCTATCAAACGCAAGAGCTGGCACTGTATAATTTATGGAATAATTTTCCAAATAAAAGAAATGATTATTTAACAAAAACAAAAGACTGGATAGGATTCAACGATTTCAATTTACGGATTTTATGGCTGTCATTGGCCGTTTCCACTCCAGACTATGCTGGTAATAAAGAAACCTACATTCAAGAATTAATAGACTATTCCTCTCCTAAATTTGAAGCCACAACAAGACAAAACGCCTTAGAATACTTATTGAATTTCAACATCATCAACGAAGCCATTTTAAAAAATTTGGTTAATGCAACCACGCACCATATGTGGCAATTTTCTAAATTTGGAAGAGAAAATATTCGGTTATTATTAAAAAACCCTGAAATCAGAAGTACTTTTCAAAATTTCCTGCCTTCTTTGAACGAAAAAGAACAATTCCAGTTGGATAGATTACTCAAAGAGTAA
- a CDS encoding transposase, producing MALFKNKYRTESNRLKNWDYSSKAIYFITLATQNRKCIFGDIENKKMHLNDKGKIIETELLKSIQIRDRWFFHNWVIMPNHIHLLIEILELSNDNSSTNNVEKHSVETHCSASLHQFPKSNYSTKTILPDDTDIELKNLFISHDAYLSHIKSNEISSINDDNVETHCSASLQDAIKPNILSRKPNSISSFVAVFKSITTKQINPLLENNESDSIWQSNYHDHIVQNYNSFDKIYYYIKNNPKNWDTDSINSY from the coding sequence ATGGCTTTATTCAAAAATAAATACCGAACGGAATCTAACAGATTAAAAAATTGGGATTATTCCAGCAAAGCCATTTATTTTATTACGTTAGCCACACAAAACAGAAAATGCATTTTTGGCGATATTGAAAACAAAAAGATGCATTTAAACGATAAAGGCAAAATTATTGAAACCGAACTATTAAAATCAATTCAAATACGGGATAGATGGTTTTTTCACAATTGGGTCATTATGCCCAATCATATTCATTTACTGATTGAAATATTGGAACTGTCAAACGATAATTCATCAACAAACAACGTAGAGAAGCACAGTGTAGAGACGCACTGCAGTGCATCTCTACACCAATTTCCAAAATCGAATTATTCGACCAAAACGATTCTTCCAGATGATACCGATATTGAATTAAAGAATTTGTTTATATCACATGATGCATATCTTTCGCATATTAAATCGAACGAAATATCATCAATCAACGACGATAACGTAGAGACGCACTGCAGTGCGTCTCTACAGGATGCAATAAAACCAAACATATTATCCAGAAAACCAAATTCCATTTCATCATTTGTTGCCGTATTCAAATCGATAACCACCAAACAAATAAATCCGTTATTAGAAAACAATGAATCTGATTCTATTTGGCAATCCAATTATCACGACCATATTGTTCAGAATTACAATTCTTTCGACAAAATATATTATTACATCAAAAACAATCCAAAAAATTGGGATACTGATTCCATAAATTCATACTAG
- a CDS encoding diphthine--ammonia ligase: MKKKALFNWSSGKDSALALYKTLQNDEFEICCLLTSVNQQFKRISMHGVRVELLEQQAKSIGLPLEIMQIPEMPTMEVYEAVMQTTLSELKEQGVTHSIFGDIFLEDLRKYREDKLAEIGFEGVFPLWKVPTPDLIQEFIALGFKTIVVCVNERFLDKSFVGRVIDQAFINDLPENVDVCGENGEFHTFTFDGPIFSKPISFEIGEIVYRKYEKPKEQNSSDTACDTSASDAFDYGFWYCDLVSTSF, from the coding sequence TTGAAAAAGAAAGCCCTATTTAATTGGAGCAGCGGAAAAGATTCTGCTTTAGCATTATACAAAACACTGCAAAATGACGAATTTGAAATTTGCTGTTTGTTAACCAGTGTAAACCAACAGTTTAAACGTATTTCAATGCATGGAGTTCGGGTAGAATTATTGGAACAACAAGCCAAGAGCATTGGTTTGCCACTCGAAATCATGCAGATTCCCGAAATGCCAACGATGGAAGTGTATGAAGCAGTTATGCAGACAACGCTTTCTGAATTAAAAGAGCAGGGCGTTACACATTCTATTTTTGGAGATATTTTTCTGGAAGATTTGCGAAAATACAGGGAAGATAAATTGGCAGAAATAGGTTTTGAAGGGGTTTTTCCGCTTTGGAAAGTGCCTACTCCCGATTTGATTCAGGAGTTTATTGCACTAGGATTCAAGACTATTGTGGTTTGTGTTAATGAACGTTTTTTGGACAAAAGTTTTGTCGGTCGTGTGATTGATCAGGCCTTCATCAATGATTTACCCGAAAATGTAGATGTCTGTGGCGAAAACGGGGAATTCCACACTTTTACTTTTGACGGGCCTATTTTCAGCAAACCTATTTCATTCGAAATTGGTGAAATTGTTTATCGAAAATATGAAAAACCAAAAGAGCAAAATTCATCAGATACCGCTTGTGACACATCAGCATCGGATGCTTTTGACTACGGATTTTGGTATTGTGATTTAGTTTCAACATCGTTTTAA
- a CDS encoding DUF1697 domain-containing protein has product MTTHLALLRGINVSGHNMIKMEALKTALENIGFQNVVTYIQSGNVFVDTDEENAPAVGFKIKQEIFKAFGHEVPIVVIGKTDLENCFKNNAFLKEKDFDIKKLYVAFVSTTLKSDSINDLKMSQVKPDEAHIDESRIYIKYAVGAGKTRFDQKYIEKKLNVTATIRNWNTVTQLLKMYGER; this is encoded by the coding sequence ATGACAACTCATCTCGCACTTCTTCGTGGCATCAATGTTTCTGGCCACAATATGATAAAAATGGAAGCCTTGAAAACCGCTTTAGAAAATATTGGTTTTCAAAATGTCGTGACTTATATACAATCTGGAAATGTCTTTGTAGATACCGATGAGGAAAATGCGCCAGCAGTTGGTTTCAAAATAAAACAGGAAATATTCAAGGCTTTTGGACATGAAGTTCCTATTGTTGTCATTGGCAAAACCGATTTGGAAAATTGTTTCAAAAACAATGCTTTTTTGAAAGAGAAGGATTTTGATATCAAAAAACTGTATGTGGCTTTTGTTTCTACAACCTTGAAAAGTGACAGTATCAATGATTTAAAAATGAGTCAGGTAAAACCCGATGAGGCTCATATCGACGAAAGCAGAATCTATATTAAATATGCCGTTGGGGCTGGTAAAACACGATTTGACCAGAAATACATCGAGAAAAAGCTAAATGTAACAGCAACCATTCGAAATTGGAATACAGTAACACAGTTGCTAAAAATGTATGGAGAAAGATAA